The following are encoded together in the Selenomonadales bacterium genome:
- a CDS encoding lactate permease LctP family transporter, translated as MWTQIYDPMGSLGLSALFAAIPLLVILVMLGVMRVKGQIAAACGVLSAIVIAIVIYGMPAGLAINSTLYGAAFGVFPICWIVITAVWIYNMSVESGEFEIIKASISSLTEDRRLQALVIAVAFNCFLEGTAGFGTPVAITAAMLAGLGFNPIFAAAVCLVANTAPVALGGVGIPTVVAASVTGLDFTTVAKYGVTQTGLLALIVPLWIAVMIGGWKRVGEVLPAVIVCGVVFAVTHVGIVYYVNAYITDLLSSIILIVVLAGFFKVWKPSKIYRFDFDAPVDTNSTQKCPYSAGEIVRAWGPYIILAVLVFLWADAKIIGFKNVLVGMDKGFSFLWPGLHNEVIKTIPVVAADTPYGAKYALNIVSATGTAILCSGILGLFLMPNYGFGKGIACFFRTLNQLKWPIFTIACILGLAYIMNYSSMSYTLGLAFTATGSLFPFFSPLLGYLGVFLTGSDTSSCALFAAMQKTAAEQLSIDPNLLVAGNASGGVCAKMISPQSISVACAATNQIGQESAILRAVVGHSILMVLILAVLIYLQSNALGFMLPG; from the coding sequence ATGTGGACACAAATTTATGATCCTATGGGAAGTCTAGGATTGTCAGCTCTGTTTGCTGCGATTCCGCTTCTGGTTATCTTGGTAATGCTCGGTGTTATGAGAGTTAAAGGTCAGATCGCTGCAGCGTGCGGCGTTCTTTCCGCAATCGTAATCGCAATCGTAATTTATGGTATGCCGGCTGGTTTGGCTATCAATTCTACCTTGTATGGTGCGGCTTTTGGTGTATTCCCGATCTGCTGGATCGTTATTACAGCAGTTTGGATCTACAACATGTCTGTTGAATCCGGCGAATTCGAAATCATCAAAGCTTCGATTTCTTCGCTTACAGAAGACAGACGTTTGCAAGCACTCGTTATCGCAGTAGCGTTCAACTGCTTCCTCGAAGGTACGGCAGGTTTCGGTACTCCGGTTGCTATCACGGCAGCAATGCTTGCAGGTCTTGGTTTTAACCCGATTTTCGCAGCAGCAGTTTGCTTGGTTGCTAACACGGCTCCGGTAGCTCTCGGCGGCGTTGGTATCCCGACAGTAGTTGCAGCTTCGGTTACAGGTCTTGACTTTACGACGGTTGCTAAATACGGCGTAACGCAGACCGGTCTTCTCGCTCTTATCGTTCCGCTTTGGATCGCTGTTATGATCGGCGGTTGGAAACGCGTCGGCGAAGTTCTCCCGGCAGTTATCGTTTGCGGTGTTGTATTCGCAGTAACGCACGTTGGTATCGTTTACTACGTCAATGCATACATTACTGACCTCTTATCGTCCATCATCTTGATCGTTGTTTTGGCAGGTTTCTTCAAAGTTTGGAAACCGTCGAAAATCTATCGTTTCGACTTTGATGCTCCGGTTGACACAAACAGCACACAGAAATGTCCGTACTCCGCTGGCGAAATCGTTCGCGCATGGGGTCCGTACATCATCCTCGCGGTTCTCGTATTCCTTTGGGCAGATGCTAAAATCATCGGCTTCAAAAACGTACTCGTTGGCATGGATAAAGGCTTCTCGTTCCTCTGGCCGGGCCTTCATAACGAAGTTATCAAAACGATCCCGGTTGTTGCAGCTGACACGCCGTACGGCGCGAAATATGCTCTCAACATCGTATCGGCAACCGGTACTGCAATCCTCTGCTCCGGTATCCTCGGTCTCTTCTTGATGCCGAACTACGGTTTCGGAAAAGGTATTGCTTGCTTCTTCCGCACGCTCAACCAGCTTAAATGGCCAATCTTCACGATCGCTTGCATCCTCGGTTTGGCTTACATCATGAACTACTCGTCCATGAGCTACACGCTCGGCTTGGCGTTCACGGCAACTGGTTCGCTCTTCCCGTTCTTCTCGCCGCTCCTTGGTTACCTCGGCGTATTCTTGACGGGTTCCGATACTTCCTCTTGCGCACTGTTTGCAGCAATGCAGAAAACGGCTGCTGAACAGCTTTCGATCGACCCGAACCTCTTGGTTGCAGGTAACGCATCCGGTGGTGTTTGCGCGAAAATGATCTCGCCGCAGTCCATCTCCGTTGCATGTGCAGCTACTAACCAGATCGGTCAAGAAAGTGCTATCTTGCGCGCAGTAGTAGGACACAGTATCTTGATGGTATTGATCCTCGCAGTATTGATTTATCTCCAATCGAACGCTCTCGGATTCATGCTT